GTATTTCCTACCACCCTATCctgtcccaccccacctccccacctcacGTACACTATTCTGATCATTGGCCGCATTCCCACtttcctcagtttttccattattttcatgaGCGAGATACTTGCAGGTCAGTTACCCACACCAAAACAGTCTATTGAAGGAAGATGTAAAGCTGGGGCTAAAGCAGTCCTACTCCACTCGTAACAATTTCTCAGCTTCCCTGAAGTTCCTGTAAGTTACCCCAACCTGGGATTTTTACAGTCATTTCTCTGAAGGCTTTGTAATTTGCTTTGAAGTTGGGTTGGCCTTTGAAACCAATGGAGCTAATGACATTTGCAACCCAAATCTAGGGCTGCCCACACCCCTACGATAATGGGCTTTGTTATAAACTAACAGCTATTAGTTTAAGAATGGCTGaatgcggggcacctggatgtctcagttggttaagtatctgactcttgatttttggctcaggtcatgatctcaggatcgtgagatcgagccccacatcggactctgcactcagtgctcAGTGCGGTGTCTGCCTTGGATCTTCTCTggctccctctgtccttcccgcTGTGCTCacgcatgcgctctctctctccctcctttacATAAGTAAGTaagaaagttaattaattaattaattaaaaattatttatttgacagacagatcacaagtaggcagagaggcaggcagaaagagaggaggaatcaggctccccgctgagcagagagcccgatgcggggcttgatcctaggatgctgagattatgacctgagccaaaggcagaggctttaacccactgagccaccaaggcgctccaataaataaatttttttaaaaatggctgaaTGTTACATCTCATTGACATCAGATAAATCACAGAGTTATGCTTCATGTGCTTTAAAAGAAGTTTCAAGGCTCTTTGTTCAAATTTTCCCTCTTCAAGTGTCTCAACTTTAGTGGATCATGTGACCTCTTCAGGCATTATTACAGTGTTTTCTTCTTGTCACCATTCACAGTGCTCTACCAGTAGCCGGAGTGCCTTTGTTATCTTACTCCACAGTCAAGTTTAGTTATCTATATCTTTTGAGTCTTCTCCTGCCCTGGTAGTTTGATGATTCCAGAAACTCTGCAAGTGGGATAAATTAGAAACTTCGCTCAATGCACCTCTCCTCTCCCAAATCCTCCCAACATCACCCACAGCTGTGTCATTCACTTGTACTCCTCAGGGCAGGACAAAGGGGCTCACTTCTGCACTCTTTCACCCTACCCAATCACATCTGCTGGCTTCAAAGTCTTTGCAGCTGCGGGTCCTCATCAAAGAGCATGGAGTGCTTAACTGACTCCAGAATCCAGAGGTAATTCAGAAACATGGGCAGCAGAGCAGCAGAATATGGTGTTTGGATGGTGTATCCATGCCTTGTTCATTCTCCCAATAGGAAAGGCATTTATAAAGCCTAAGTCCTGGGGAGGAGATGTTCCTTTCCCTCTGGTCCCAAAGACCTTCGAGTTCGGGGTGATCCTGTTCCTTGGAAATGACTCAAGACTGCCAAGGATACTTCCAAGAGCAAGGTCTCAGCTTATACTTCATGCTCTACACCATCCCCATCTCCCCACATCCCAAACCCTCGTCGCTGTTAAAATTCACAGTGGTGCTTAACTTGTGCCAAGTTCAGAGGCCATTTTAGAGCTGATCCAATAATCGCCTTCAACTCCTCTAGAACATTCAGGATCGTCTGAAGTTGTTCAGTCACTGTTGCTCACACACATGTCTCTGTCTGTGTTTGATGGTGCTTTGCTTGCCAAATTTTGTCATCGTTTCATTTTATCAATCATATTTAGTTATGCGCTAGGTCTGTCTCTCCAATGAGAATAATCAAAGCTAACATTCTTTGAGCTTTCTTAACATGCCAGGCTTTGTTCACATGATTTTATGTGGATTAACTCATTGAATTCTTACAACAATCTTTTGAGATTAGTGCTATTTTCCctattgtacagatgagaaaactgaaaactcagagaggttaaataacattcCCACACTAACACAGCTAGTTAGTGGTGAGGTCCCAACTTGGAACCTTGGCAGTCTGATGCCAGAACCTGTGTGCTTTAACACAAAACACTGTCCCTAGAATgtaatcttcccttttttttttttaaatattttatttatttatttgacagagatcacaagcaggcagagaggcaggcagagagaggaggggaagcaggctccccgatgagccgagagcccgatgtggggctcgatcccaggaccctgggatcatgacctgagctgaaggcagagcctttaacccactgagccacccaggtgcccctagaatgtaAGCCTCCTAAAGACACACTTTTGAATTTCCGAAGCTTAGCATATGGAAGGccagtcaacaaatatttcccAAGTAACTGTTTCATTATTTAGAGCATCTTAAGGTCGCAGAGAgaccaaattttatatatttcttttctgtttttactacTGCTCTAGTAATGCTTCCAAACCAACCACATGACCAAGTAGAGAAGACCTACTCTGTGAAAGAATCCTACCTACAAAGGACTTCCACAGTGAGACCAATCTTCAGATTGCTGCCCTTGACTAAAGCAGAACCAAATCCAGTGAGAGCCACTGGGTGATCCCCCTCATTTCAGGTGGTCCCCTTGCTCCTCATGCCAGGGCACTGGAGAAATATGGAAGGGTCAAACCTGAGCCAAGAGACTGCATTCAAACTCTTGGGCCTCACCAGAGACCCCCAGCTCCAGAAGCTGCTCTTCACCGTGTTCCTGGGCACACACACCATCACTGTGCTGGGGAGCCTGATCATGTTCCTCCTGATCCACATGAGTGCTCTGCACATACCAGGTACTCCCTCCTGAAGAGCCTCTCCTTCTCGGACTTCTACTACTCCTCCACGGTTGTTCCGCAGACCCTGGTGAACTTCTCAGCCAAGAGGAAGGTGATTTCCTATTTTGGCTGCATGGCCCAGCTGTTCTTCTGTGAGGGTTTCACCACCAGTGAGTGCTCTCTCATTGCCACcttggcctatgaccgctatgctGCCATTTGTAACCCCTTGCCATGCCTCCTGAGATCTGTGTCTCTTTTATTATAGGCTTCTATGGTGCAGGGTTTCTCATTTCTCTTATCCATACAAGCTGTATCTTTAGTCTGAAATTCTGTGGTGCTCACATGCTCACTCACTTCTGTGCCGGACCACCTGTCTTGTCTCGTATTGTGTGGACACCATGCTGAGTGAgatcctgtttttcctttttgctggtttcaacttatttttttttctttaaattaaattgatttatttattttcagaaaaacattattcattattttttcaccacacccagtgctccatgcaatccgtgccctctataatacccccaccacctggtaccccaacctcccaccccccgccacttcaaacccctcagattgtttttcagagtccatagtctcccatgattcacctccccttccaatttaccccaactcccttctctctcacaccccttgtcctccatgatatttgttatgctccacaaataagagaaaccgtatgataattgactctctgcttgacttatttcactcagcataatctcttccagtcctgtccatgttgctacaaaagttgggtattcatcctttctgatggaggcataatactccatagtgtatatgggccacatcttccttatccattcgtccattgaagggcatcttggttctttccatagtttggcgaccgtggtcattgctgctataaacattggggtacagatggcccttcttttcactacatctgtatctttggggtaaatatccaggagtgcaattgcagggtcatagggaagctctatttttaatttcttgaggaatctccgcactgttctccaaagaggctgcaccaacttgcattcctaccaacagtgtaagagggttcccctttctccacatcctctccaacacatgttgtttactgttttgttaattttggccattctaactggtgtaaggtgatatctcaatgtggttttaatttgaatctccctgagggctagtgatgaacattctttcatgtgtctgatagccatttgtatgtctttattggagaagtgtctgtccatatcttctgcccattttttgatatgtttgcctatttcgtgtgtgttgagtttgaggagttcattatagatcctggatgtcaaccttttgtctgtactgtcatttgcaaatatcttctcccattccgtgggttgcctccttgtatttttgactgtttcctttgctgtgcagaagctttttattttgatgaagtcccaaaagtttattttcgcttttgtttcctttgcttttggagacatatcttgaaggaagttgctgtggctgatatcaaagagattactgcctatgttctcctctagaattctgatggattcctgtctcactttgaggtcttttatccattttgagtttatctttgtgtacggtgtaagagaatggtcgagttttgttcttctacatatagctgtccaattttcccagcaccatttattgaagactgtcttttttccactgtatattttttcctgttttgttgaagattaattgaccatagagttgagggtccatatcttggctctctactctgttccactgatctatgtgtctgtttttatgccagtaccatgctgtcttggtgatcacagctttgtaatgaagcttgaaatcaggtaacgtgatgcccccagttttatttttgtttttcaacatttccttagcaattcggggtctcttctgattccatacaaatttttggattatttgctccagctctttgaagaataccggtggattttgatcggaatggcattaaaagtatagattgctctaggcagtatagacattttaacaatgtttattcttctgatccaagagcatggaatggtcaaCCTTTTGAGCTGCACTGTCACCATTTTGGTCTTCTACCTCTTAATCCTCATTTCCATCCTGAGAATGAACTCAGTCCATGGCAGGTTCAAGGCCTTTTCCACCCGTGCTTCCCACCTCACTGCTGTTTGCCTCTTCTATGGTACAATACTTGTTATGTACCTGCGCCCCAGGTCCAGCTACTCATTGACCCAAGACCACACATTTGCTGTGATCTACACAGTGATAATCCCAATGCTGAACCCCCTTATTTATTCCTTGAGAAACAAGAATGTGAAGGAAGCTTCTAAGAAAGGTTTGGGGCcagaaaataatggaataatgGAATACCACATATCTTTAGAAAGCCAAgggaggggcacccaggtggctcagtcagttaaggatctgcctctggctcaggtcatgatcccagggccccgggatcaagccccacatcggggtcccttggggagtctgcttgaattttAGTTTTCCCTTTTGTAAAATAGGAAAACTAATGATTGTAGCAATACAGTTGTTGCTAGGAGAATTGAGTTGATGCAGGCAAAGCACTTAGAAGGGTGCCTGGTTCAGAGCAAGCACTTAATAAACATGAGCTGCTATTATTGGAAATGGCTGCTGACTTTCAGTTACTCTTGATATAATCATGTAATCTTCCTTCTTTATTTGTTCCTGTGCTGAATTGGAGACACATATTTCCTAATGTTAAGCCATTCATATTTCCTGGAATTCTACCTGGTggtgaaatgattttcttttaatagatggttggatttgatttgcagatgttattTAGACTCTTGGCATCTATATTCAAAGATAAAGTTAGACTGTTGTCTTTTTGTATTATCTTTATTAAGTTTTAGTGTTAAGAGTAAACTAgtcttgggtacctgggtggctcagtcagttaagcgtctgtctttggctcagatcatggtgtccaggtcctgagatcgagccccacactgggctccctgctcagtatagagtctgcttcttcctttctcagttCCCCTGTTTGTATtgtctctctcgctgtgtctctgccaaataaacatgtctttaaaaaaaaaaaagaattaaccagGCTTGTAAAATGTATTGAAGGTCTTTCTTCTTTGCCTGTAGTGTGGAATAATTTAAGTGAGATAGAAATATCTGTTCTTTAAAAGATGCTGTATACTGGGGCATCTCGGTGGCTtggtgtgttaaagcctctgccttcagttcaggtgatgatctcagagttctgagatcaagccccatatcagtccctctgctcagcagggagcctgcttcctcctctctctgcctgcctctctgcctacttgtgatctctctctctctgtgtcaaataaataaataaataaataaataaatctttaaaaaattaaaaaaatattaaaatgctgtatattttgtggtgcctggatggctcagtcagttaaggtcttggtttcagctcaggtctctatctcagggtcatgagttcaagccccacactgggcttcacgttgggcatggagcctatttttagaaaagtaaaataaataaaaattctctatACTTAGCTATAAAACTAACTGAGACTGATGCTTTCTTAAAAGGTAGGTCATTAATtagctttcttatttcttatataattattggttttgttttagtttttttcccctgtttatTAAGTCAACTtgatcatttgtattttattttatttttttttaagattttatttatttgtttgtcagagagagagagagagcacaagcaggcaaagtggcaagcagaggcagagagagaaacaggctcgcCCCAGggaaaggagcccgatgtgggactggatcccaggatcctgggatcatgacctgagccgaagactgcggcttaactgactgagccacccaggcatcccgatcatttgtattttattcaaaaattatttccttccgggacgcctgggtggctcagtcatttgagcatctgccttgggctcaggtcatgatcctccctctccccctgcctgccgctccccctgcttgtgctcatgctctctctctctctgtcaaataaataaataaatcttcaaaaaaattatttccttcttctagtTTTTCAAGATTATTGCCATGAGTTGCTCAtattattctcttataatttttatactatTGACACTGACTCCTCTAGGTCTCTCCAGATAGTTTCTTCCATATTTAGGACaatgtaaaaaagaaatcctcTTCCATAAAACGAGAGAGATGCAGTAAGTGGTCTGGAGGGTATTAGGTTTTCTTTAGTGTCTTTTATTAAGACTTTATGACTTTGTTCATAATTTCTGCATATCTAGAGACCTCATATTTTTGCATATCTAtgtaatatatagtattttttaaaaaagcattatctGGATATTTTTTGCTTgtgtacagaaataaaattgccttttatatatttccctttttgtCCAAACACACTGCTACATTTTCTCTATCAATGCCAAATTTTATCTGTAGACTGGGAGGGGTTTTCATGTAGGGAATATTATCTTTTTCCCTTCCAATCctcatacttaaaataatttttttcttgcttgactGCACTGATTTGGAACTTCAGCCTAATACTTAATAGAAATAGTAAAGAAAGACTTTTCCGTGTGTCAGGAATCTGGGCATGGCTCCTTTGGGTTCTCAGCTTCAGAATCTCATAAGGCTGcagtcaaggtgtcagccaggATTGGGTCTCATCTGAGGCTTAGCTGGAGAAGGACATATTTCCAAGCCAACATCCTTGTTGTCAGGAATCAGTTCCTTGTGCTTGGGGCTGCCAGCCAGAGGCCATGCCCAGTTCCTTGGCATGTGGGCCTCTCTGTAGGACAGTTTACTTCATGAAATCTAACAAGAGTGAGGGTCGGTAGAGTCTGTAGCAAGATGGAAGTCACAGTTGTATTTCACATCGTCATAGAAATGATTTCCATCACCTTTGTTGTATTCTGTTTTCTAGAAAGTCTCAGGCTCCGTTCATACTCCAAGGGCAATGGACTGCACATCAGTGTGAATATCAGGAAGCAAGGGATGATTGGAAAGTGTTTTAGAATCTGTCATTGCCTCCTACTCCAGAGCCCCAGTTCCTATTTTCAGGGGGGCAGCTCCTCTTACCTGTTTCTTGCAAACCCATccagaaatattttatgcatCTATGGGAAGTCACACCTCCAACACACACTCAAAAATGATAATATTGTATATACAGTGCTCAGCATCCAGATTTTCACATTTAactatatgtatgttttaaaaactagtttatGTTAGTAGTTATAGAtcttgtgttctttttaataatgtaCTTGCATTGTTTGGACAGTCCATCATTTATTTTACCAGCTCCTGCTTtcatggatatttaggttgttacAAACCTTTTACAAACAATGCTGGAAGCTATGTGGCAATTCCTGACCAGAA
This Mustela nigripes isolate SB6536 chromosome 13, MUSNIG.SB6536, whole genome shotgun sequence DNA region includes the following protein-coding sequences:
- the LOC132029227 gene encoding LOW QUALITY PROTEIN: olfactory receptor 5AU1 (The sequence of the model RefSeq protein was modified relative to this genomic sequence to represent the inferred CDS: inserted 3 bases in 3 codons; deleted 1 base in 1 codon), which translates into the protein MPGHWRNMEGSNLSQETAFKLLGLTRDPQLQKLLFTVFLGTHTITVLGSLIMFLLIHMSALHIPXYSLLKSLSFSDFYYSSTVVPQTLVNFSAKRKVISYFGCMAQLFFCEGFTTSECSLIATLAYDRYAAICNPLXMPPEICVSFIIGFYGAGFLISLIHTSCIFSLKFCGAHMLTHFCAGPPVLSXYCVDTMLSEILFFLFAGFNLLSCTVTILVFYLLILISILRMNSVHGRFKAFSTRASHLTAVCLFYGTILVMYLRPRSSYSLTQDHTFAVIYTVIIPMLNPLIYSLRNKNVKEALRKVWGQKIME